In Mytilus edulis chromosome 7, xbMytEdul2.2, whole genome shotgun sequence, a single genomic region encodes these proteins:
- the LOC139481242 gene encoding ribonuclease kappa-A-like: MWITTPIKSYDNRQTNLKMVSCPICGPKLSICCTVLSIWGVVMLALLGVFFRIHSPALFEDIPMTEKEWEDNNHTQSYLHEKYEQAGLNCFIAAGIYVLFFFFSCFQQRMNARSSNIIN; the protein is encoded by the exons aTGTGGATCACCACGCCTATCAAATCATATGATAATCGACAAACTAACTTGAAAATGGTTTCGTGTCCTATTTGTGGACCAAAGCTGTCCATTTGTTGTACAGTACTTAGTATTTGGGGTGTTGTTATGTTG GCTTTGTTAGGTGTGTTCTTCAGAATACACAGTCCTGCATTGTTTGAAGACATTCCAATGACAGAAAAAGAGTGGGAAGATAATAATCATACACAATCATACCTCCACGAGAAATATGAACAAGCTGGGCTCAACTGTTTTATAGCTGCTGGAATATACGTCCTCTTCTTTTTCTTTTCCTGTTTTCAACAAAGAATGAATGCCAGATCTAGtaatataataaattaa
- the LOC139481243 gene encoding pleckstrin homology domain-containing family F member 2-like isoform X2 — MLHIVELSFVNMVDRLVNSEANCRRIAFIEQCFGASGQPLALPGRALVGEGVLTKMCRKKPKPRQFFLFNDVLVYGSIIISKKKYNRQHLISLEDVKLENVDDEMSLRNGWKIISPSKSFVVYAATATEKSQWMSHIRKCVNDLLLKRGITQNSENDSPVWVPDSDASTCMHCKKSQFSLINRKHHCRKCGMVVCNACSNQKWLLPQQSSHPLRVCLTCYMQLTKSKNMTGVTPTPVHDDTSGEDTSDEEDDDRTDGATGEAQDDTFTAYDVIN; from the exons atgttGCACATCGTTGAGCTGTCATTTGTCAACATGGTAGACCGATTGG TGAACAGTGAGGCAAATTGCAGAAGGATAGCCTTTATAGAACAATGCTTTGGGGCTTCAGGTCAG CCCCTAGCATTGCCAGGAAGAGCATTGGTAGGAGAGGGTGTGTTGACAAAGATGTGTAGAAAGAAACCAAAACCTAGACAATTCTTCTTATTCAATGATGTTTTAGTTTATGGTTCCATTATAATTAGTAAGAAAAAA tataacagacaacattTGATATCACTAGAAGATGTTAAATTAGAAAATGTTGATGATGAAATGT CATTAAGGAATGGCTGGAAGATTATCAGTCCCAGTAAATCCTTTGTGGTATATGCAGCTACAGCAACAGAAAAGTCTCAGTGGATGTCACATATAAGAAAATGTGTTAATGACTTGTTACTTAAAC GGGGAATAACCCAGAACTCAGAAAATGATTCACCAGTGTGGGTACCAGATTCCGATGCTTCTACTTGTATGCACTGCAAGAAATCACAGTTTTCATTGATTAATAGAAAG CATCACTGTAGGAAGTGTGGCATGGTTGTATGTAATGCCTGCTCCAATCAAAAATGGTTGCTTCCCCAGCAGTCATCACATCCCCTGAGAGTATGCCTTACTTGTTATATGCAGCTTACAAAATCTAAAAATATGACAG GAGTGACCCCTACTCCTGTACATGATGATACATCAGGAGAAGATACATCAGATGAGGAGGATGACGATAGAACAGATGGAGCAACAGGGGAAGCACAAGATGAT ACGTTTACAGCATACGATGTGATAAACTGA
- the LOC139481244 gene encoding excitatory amino acid transporter 1-like, translating to MAQSCKQCLNTNLLVILTLLGGAVGLSVGFSLRKLTLTKDTLLWIGILGEMYIRMLKMMIVPLMVSSIITATASLDLKANGKISAVCLIFTMVCNFLPSVLGCILCVIIEPGKSVHISKEFATVHDQSTETQDIFADLLRNVFPDNLIVSTFEQAHTKYRIAERNLSLVKNESSFITIIKEKEKILGSANGTNIIGLIIASSIFGMATSATKEHGKAFYNFFTSATYVILQMLRWLIWFTPVGVASLLARTIASSADTSDEFRHLGMFIATALLGFALWSLAVVPVVYFIIYRTNPFHFLFTLVEPVLITFATSSTAIAMPETLHSLEVINKLDKRVTRFVVPLSASIGRSGTCLYISISCLFVVQLVGMELTFTRLVLVCILSTISALANPPVTGASLVNIIIILTALDIPPEAASLLYAFDWILDRCRSITNLFSHALCVVVTYELSKSALSEDNQEVTENILNTEITV from the exons ATGGCACAAAGTTGTAAGCAATGTTTGAATACTAATTTATTAGTAATTCTTACGTTACTTGGTGGAGCCGTTGGTTTATCTGTGGGATTTTCTTTAAGGAAATTGACATTAACAAAAGATACTCTACTATGGATAG GAATACTGGGGGAAATGTACATTCGTATGCTGAAAATGATGATTGTTCCTTTGATGGTGTCCTCAATAATTACAG cAACAGCATCCCTCGACTTGAAAGCCAATGGTAAAATAAGCGCGGTCTGTTTGATTTTTACAATGGTGTGTAATTTTCTGCCAAGTGTTTTAGGTTGCATCCTTTGTGTAATAATAGAACCAG GAAAAAGTGTCCATATATCAAAGGAATTTGCAACTGTTCACGATCAAAGTACAGAAACACAGGATATATTTGCCGATCTTTTAAG AAATGTGTTTCCTGACAATCTTATTGTATCGACATTTGAACAG GCACACACAAAATACAGGATTGCTGAAAGAAATCTTAGTCTAGTCAAGAATGAGTCAAGCTTTATAACaataattaaagaaaaagaaaaaatacttgGCTCTGCAAATGGTACAAATATAATTG GATTGATAATAGCAAGCAGTATATTTGGAATGGCAACCAGTGCAACAAAGGAACACGGGAAAGCCTTCTACAACTTCTTTACATCAGCTACCTATGTCATTCTACAGATGTTGCGATGGCTTATTTG GTTTACACCTGTTGGAGTAGCTAGTCTTCTTGCAAGGACAATAGCTAGCTCGGCCGATACAAGTGATGAGTTCAGGCACCTTGGCATGTTTATAGCTACAGCCTTGCTTGGATTTGCCTTATGGTCGTTAGCAGTTGTCCCAGTGGTTTATTTTATCATATACAGAACCAATCCATTCCATTTTCTCTTCACACTGGTTGAACCAGTCTTAATAACTTTTGCAACAAGTAGCAC AGCCATTGCTATGCCAGAAACATTGCACAGCTTGGAAGTGATTAATAAACTAGACAAAAGAGTTACAAGGTTTGTCGTGCCATTGTCGGCCTCTATAGGTAGGAGTGGCACATGTCTTTATATCAGCATATCATGTTTGTTTGTTGTTCAACTGGTTGGAATGGAACTAACATTTACAAGACTTGTTCTAGTATG TATTTTATCAACGATATCAGCATTAGCTAACCCACCTGTAACTGGTGCCAGTCTAGTCAATATAATCATCATTCTAACAGCATTAGATATACCACCAGAAGCTGCTTCCTTATTATATGCATTTGATTGGATATT agACAGATGTAGGTCAATAACCAATTTATTTTCGCACGCTCTTTGTGTTGTTGTTACTTATGAACTGAGCAAATCAGCATTGTCTGAAGATAATCAAGAAGTCacagaaaatatattaaacaCAGAGATAACAGTTTAa
- the LOC139481243 gene encoding pleckstrin homology domain-containing family F member 2-like isoform X1, whose translation MLHIVELSFVNMVDRLVNSEANCRRIAFIEQCFGASGQPLALPGRALVGEGVLTKMCRKKPKPRQFFLFNDVLVYGSIIISKKKYNRQHLISLEDVKLENVDDEMCRSYTTSGTALRNGWKIISPSKSFVVYAATATEKSQWMSHIRKCVNDLLLKRGITQNSENDSPVWVPDSDASTCMHCKKSQFSLINRKHHCRKCGMVVCNACSNQKWLLPQQSSHPLRVCLTCYMQLTKSKNMTGVTPTPVHDDTSGEDTSDEEDDDRTDGATGEAQDDTFTAYDVIN comes from the exons atgttGCACATCGTTGAGCTGTCATTTGTCAACATGGTAGACCGATTGG TGAACAGTGAGGCAAATTGCAGAAGGATAGCCTTTATAGAACAATGCTTTGGGGCTTCAGGTCAG CCCCTAGCATTGCCAGGAAGAGCATTGGTAGGAGAGGGTGTGTTGACAAAGATGTGTAGAAAGAAACCAAAACCTAGACAATTCTTCTTATTCAATGATGTTTTAGTTTATGGTTCCATTATAATTAGTAAGAAAAAA tataacagacaacattTGATATCACTAGAAGATGTTAAATTAGAAAATGTTGATGATGAAATGT GTAGGTCATACACAACTTCAGGAACAG CATTAAGGAATGGCTGGAAGATTATCAGTCCCAGTAAATCCTTTGTGGTATATGCAGCTACAGCAACAGAAAAGTCTCAGTGGATGTCACATATAAGAAAATGTGTTAATGACTTGTTACTTAAAC GGGGAATAACCCAGAACTCAGAAAATGATTCACCAGTGTGGGTACCAGATTCCGATGCTTCTACTTGTATGCACTGCAAGAAATCACAGTTTTCATTGATTAATAGAAAG CATCACTGTAGGAAGTGTGGCATGGTTGTATGTAATGCCTGCTCCAATCAAAAATGGTTGCTTCCCCAGCAGTCATCACATCCCCTGAGAGTATGCCTTACTTGTTATATGCAGCTTACAAAATCTAAAAATATGACAG GAGTGACCCCTACTCCTGTACATGATGATACATCAGGAGAAGATACATCAGATGAGGAGGATGACGATAGAACAGATGGAGCAACAGGGGAAGCACAAGATGAT ACGTTTACAGCATACGATGTGATAAACTGA